One Drechmeria coniospora strain ARSEF 6962 chromosome 01, whole genome shotgun sequence genomic region harbors:
- a CDS encoding putative cell division control protein, whose product MEALLSLAFDNLSSFDGPKVRKGLRQVEGLLAQICLSGQPQHARSRSGSGNAVGDEGADSSPRKDLARLADDPAFREFFKLQEGFEWNVALRLIGTLDRLMAKGSDGQNDLLILSALDLMHGALLLHPPSKALFSREQNMNVGPVSTLAVVPPLRDLPRDGMNHTDSFAHANPSTLLQLLLDLLEPFNCPAIQSATLLTLVVALIDTPTNTRTFEALDGLLTVTSLFKSRSTSREVKLKLVEFLYCYLMPETPSIPRAGQRDSVPAMLQRSPSKLAGAFAGGPAGGTERKRPGGGLTRTTAEKQQLLSRHLSSVEDLVKDLRNCAPFGGVVC is encoded by the coding sequence ATGGAGGCCCTCCTCTCGCTCGCCTTCGACAACCTCTCCTCCTTTGACGGGCCCAAGGTCCGCAAGGGTCTGCGGCAGGTCGAAGGCCTCCTGGCCCAGATCTGCCTCTCCGGCCAACCCCAGCATGCCCGGTCGcggagcggcagcggcaacgctgtcggcgacgagggagccgACTCGTCGCCGCGCAAGGACCTGGcgcgtctcgccgacgacccggCCTTTCGCGAGTTTTTCAAGCTGCAGGAGGGCTTCGAGTGGAACGTGGCCCTGCGACTCATCGGCACGCTCGACCGGCTCATGGCCAAGGGCAGCGACGGCCAGAATGACCTGCTGATCCTGAGCGCCCTCGACCTCATGCACGgcgcgctgctgctgcaccCGCCGAGCAAGGCCCTGTTTTCGCGCGAGCAAAACATGAACGTAGGTCCCGTCTCAACTCTCGCCGTTGTCCCTCCCTTGCGCGACTTGCCTCGCGACGGCATGAACCATACGGACTCGTTCGCGCACGCTAACCCGTCGACCCTgctgcagctcctcctcgacctcctcgaaCCCTTCAACTGCCCCGCCATCCAATCGGCGACgctcctcaccctcgtcgtcgccctcatcgACACGCCAACCAACACGCGCACCTTTGaagccctcgacggcctaCTCACCGTCACCTCGCTCTTCAAGTCGCGCTCGACGTCGCGCGAGGTCAAGCTCAAGCTCGTCGAGTTCCTCTACTGCTACCTCATGCCCGAGACGCCGTCGATCCCCCGCGCCGGGCAGCGCGACTCCGTACCCGCCATGCTGCAGCGCAGCCCGAGCAAACTCGCCGGCGCCTTTGCAGGCGGCCCGGCGGGCGGTACCGAGCGCAAgcggcccggcggcggcctgacgcggacgacggccgagaagcaGCAGTTGTTGAGCCGCCATCTGAGCAGCGTCGAGGATCTGGTCAAGGACCTGCGGAACTGCGCGCcctttggcggcgtcgtgtGCTAG
- a CDS encoding Mitogen-activated protein kinase HOG1 (RecName: Full=Mitogen-activated protein kinase HOG1), giving the protein MAEFVSAQIFGTTFEITSRYSDLQPVGRGAFGVVCSARDQLTSQNVAIKKIIEPFSDPILARRTYRELKILKHMRHENVISLRNIFISPLEDIYFVTELLSANLYRLITSRPLEKQFIQYFLYQIMRGLKYLHSAGIVHRDLKSNNILVNENCDLKICDFGLARVQDPQMTGYVSTRYYRTPEVMLTWQKYDVEVDIWSAGCVLAEMLEGKSLYPEKDDKRQFAIITKLLGKPPDDVIGAIASDSKMHFSLGSMFKNADESAIDLLEQMLAFDPSTRITAVRALSHDYLAPYHDPTDELVADERFDWSFNDADPPVLGRL; this is encoded by the exons atggccgagtTCGTCAGTGCCCAGATCTTCGGCACGACGTTTGAGATCACGTCCAGGTACTCGGATCTCCAGCCCGTTGGCAGGGGGGCCTTTGGCGTCGTCTGCTCCGCCCGTGACCAGCTCACGAGCCAGAACGTGGCCATCAAGAAGATCATAGAGCCCTTCAGCGACCCTATCCTCGCCAGGCGCACATACCGAGAACTCAAAATCCTCAAGCACATGAGGCACGAAAATGTCATCTCGCTCCGCAACATCTTCATCTCCCCCCTCGAGGACATCTACTTCGTCACAGAGCTCCTCAGCGCCAACCTGTACCGATTAATCACCTCGCGACCGCTCGAGAAGCAGTTCATCCAGTACTTTCTCTACCAGATCATGCGCGGCCtcaagtacctgcactcggccggcatcgtccacCGCGACCTTAAGTCGAACAACATCCTCGTCAACGAGAACTGCGATCTCAAGATCTGCGACTTCGGTCTTGCCCGCGTCCAGGATCCCCAGATGACGGGCTACGTCTCGACCCGGTATTACCGGACCCCCGAAGTCATGCTCACGTGGCAAAAGTACGACGTTGAGGTCGATATCTGGAGCGCGGGCTGCGTCTTGGCCGAAATGCTCGAGGGAAAATCCCTATACCCGGAAAAGGACGACAAAAGGCAGTTTGCTATTATTACCAAGCTGCTCGGCAAGCCCCCGGATGATGTAATCGGTGCCATCGCGAGCGATAGCAAGATGCACTTC TCCCTCGGCAGCATGTTTAAAAACGCCGACGAGTCAGCCAtcgacctcctcgagcagATGCTCGCCTTCGACCCCTCGACGCGGATAACGGCCGTACGCGCCCTCTCCCACGACTACCTCGCTCCGTACCATGACCCCACCGACGAGTTGGTGGCCGATGAAAGGTTTGACTGGAGTTTCAACGACGCCGACCCGCCTGTACTTGGAAGATTATGA
- a CDS encoding indoleamine 2,3-dioxygenase-like protein, whose amino-acid sequence MHSGHGVLRRRREPGSYLSILLPLILPYPEHVGEIQVEALSDSIPSEARSVRNLPAEISNSQPILQPLLTLKMGSMATTPPFEVLTDARPEDHSLPAFMVSTTRGFLPRMDPIVTLPPEFDALESILQRMPVKTASGAPGLLALGKLGDEVEGGFPDLTAAMDRYKDDLPLMNALYRDYSFLASAYLLEPCHGRFVKGEGYGLGRQMLPRNVAQPIARCAEICGFQPFMEYAGSYALFNYRLEEPAAGLEYSNLRLIRAFEHGLDPESSEAGFVLVHIDMVRNSGPLVAGTVQCLDVASKKASLERSSFNEGLGNMLEAMKKINGVMETMWGKSRPTEYTSFRTFIFGITSQSMFPNGVVYEGLHDNKPLSFRGESGANDSMVPLMDNFLQVPMPDTPLTEILQDFRKYRPSNHKTFLAHVKERSLALDLKTRALATSKEAREALQSDDERELLRATRSLWLQLLNEVRDFRWRHWCFAREYILKRTTHPTATGGSPIVTWLPNQLEAVLAEMEAIGRISREEGDGRGLGTTCDDIMEAALRQRETLRKEVDKYCAERGVTRT is encoded by the exons ATGCATTCCGgccacggagtacttaggcggcggcgcgagccCGGATCGTACCTCTCGATCCTGCTTCCCCTTATCCTGCCATATCCAGAGCACGTTGGAGAAATACAGGTTGAAGCTTTGTCGGATTCCATCCCGTCTGAAGCTCGGTCCGTACGAAATTTGCCCGCAGAGATATCGAATAGTCAGCCCATACTTCAGCCCTTGCTCACTCTCAAGATGGGTTCCATGGCCACGACGCCACCCTTCGAGGTGCTCACGGATGCCCGTCCCGAGGACCACTCCCTGCCGGCGTTCATGGTGTCGACCACCCGGGGCTTTCTCCCCCGCATGGACCCCATCGTCACCCTTCCGCCCGAGTTTGACGCGCTGGAGTCGATCCTCCAGCGGATGCCGGTCAAGACGGCCTCGGGAGCACCCGGCCTTCTCGCCTTGGGTAAGCTTGgagacgaggtcgagggcgggTTCCCAGACctcacggcggccatggatCGGTACAAGGACGATCTGCCGCTCATGAACGCCCTGTACCGGGACTACTCCTTCCTCGCATCGGCCTACCTGTTGGAGCCGTGCCACGGACGCTTCGTCAAGGGGGAGGGGTACGGCCTGGGCAGGCAAATGCTTCCCCGGAATGTTGCGCAGCCAATCGCTCGATGCGCTGAGAT CTGCGGCTTCCAGCCGTTCATGGAGTACGCTGGCTCGTACGCGCTGTTCAACTACCGGCTGGAGGAGCCGGCGGCAGGTCTGGAGTACAGCAACCTGCGGCTCATCCGGGCCTTTGAGCACGGGCTGGACCCGGAGTCGTCCGAGGCCGGCTTCGTGCTGGTGCACATCGACATGGTGAGGAACTCGGGCCCGCTCGTGGCGGGAACGGTGCAGTGCCTCGACGTGGCGTCCAAGAAGGCCTCACTCGAGCGCAGCTCCTTCAACGAGGGTCTCGGCAACATGCTGGAAGCCATGAAGAAGATCAACGGCGTCATGGAGACCATGTGGGGCAAGTCACGGCCGACCGAGTACACGAGCTTCCGGACCTTCATCTTCGGCATCACGTCGCAGTCCATGTTCCCCAACGGCGTCGTGTACGAGGGCCTCCACGACAACAAGCCACTGTCGTTCCGGGGCGAGAGCGGGGCTAACGATTCGATGGTGCCGCTCATGGACAACTTTTTGCAGGTGCCGATGCCGGACACACCGCTGACGGAGATTCTCCAAGATTTTCGCAAGTACCGGCCGAGCAATCACAAGACATTCCTTGCTCACGTCAAGGAGCGTTCTCTCGCGCTCGACCTCAAGACACGGGCGTTGGCAACGTCCAaggaggcgagggaggcgtTGCAGAGCGACGATGAGCGCGAGCTGCTGCGGGCGACGCGCAGCCTCTGGTTGCAGCTGCTCAACGAGGTGCGAGACTTTCGCTGGCGACACTGGTGCTTCGCGCGCGAGTACATCCTCAAGCGGACGACTcacccgacggcgacgggtggCAGCCCTATCGTGACCTGGCTGCCGAaccagctcgaggccgtgctggccgagatggaggccaTCGGCCGGATCTCGCGGGAAGAGGGCGACGGTCGGGGGCTTGGGACAACGTGCGACGACATCATGGAGGCGGCGTTGCGTCAGCGGGAGACGCTGCGTAAGGAAGTGGACAAGTATTGCGCCGAACGCGGCGTCACACGCACGTAA
- a CDS encoding Geranylgeranyl pyrophosphate synthetase (GGPP_GIBFU Geranylgeranyl pyrophosphate synthetase) has protein sequence MAAASADAPSDSSPSSPSSTSHSPREQFFDPHRSALNNPLASPNAIPPRTSSSGLHSRSSLALNAQADTHGSGQATPQASVLRPVPEADWLGQQRQTTNWRAPTLSSGAMAIMQHQGQADADEQSRQGPPNVDRYAHEDLNFTPRRSWTGDKEKVVRAPFDYATSHPGKDFRAQLIAAFNVWLDVPSKSLDVITKVIAMLHEASLLIDDVQDSSELRRGFPVAHSIFGVAQTINAANYTCYLALQELQKLDNARAITIFAEELVNLHRGQGMDLFWRDTLTCPTEEDYLEMVGNKTGGLFRLGIKLMQAESKASIDCVPLVNLIGLTYQIRDDYLNLSSQEYTNNKGICEDLTEGKFSFPIIHSIRADPANLQLINILKQKTSDIQVKRYAVSYMESTGTFVYTRAVLATLIERTRKTAIEMDAGQGKAAGVLKILDKMVIE, from the coding sequence ATGGCAGCGGCCTCCGCCGACGCACCCTCCGACTCGTCCCCCTCGtccccctcgtcgacgtcgcacAGCCCCCGCGAGCAGTTCTTCGACCCTCACCGCAGCGCCCTCAACAACCCGCTGGCCTCGCCCAACGCCATCCCGCCGCGGACCTCCAGCTCCGGCCTCCACAGCCGctcctccctcgccctcaACGCCCAGGCCGACACCCACGGCTCCGGCCAGGCGACGCCGCAGGCCTCCGTCCTCCGCCCCGTCCCCGAGGCCGACTGGCTCgggcagcagcggcagaCGACCAACTGGCGCGCCCCGACGCTCAGCTCGGGTGCCATGGCCATCATGCAGCACCAAggccaggccgacgccgacgagcagtcCCGCCAGGGGCCGCCCAACGTCGACCGCTACGCTCACGAGGACCTCAACTTCACGCCGCGCCGCTCCTGGACCGGCGACAAGGAAAAGGTGGTGCGCGCGCCCTTCGACTACGCCACCAGCCACCCCGGCAAGGACTTTCGTGCCcagctcatcgccgccttCAACGTCTGGCTTGACGTGCCCTCGAAGAGCCTCGACGTCATCACAAAGGTCATCGCCATGCTCCACGAGGCCTCGCTtctcatcgacgacgtccaGGACTCGTCGGAGCTGCGCCGCGGCTTCCCCGTCGCCCACAGCATCTTTGGCGTCGCCCAGACCATCAACGCGGCCAACTACACCTGCTACCTCGCCCTGCAGGAGCTCCAGAAGCTCGACAACGCGCGCGCCATCACCATCttcgccgaggagctcgtcaacCTCCACCGAGGCCAGGGCATGGACCTCTTCTGGCGCGACACCCTCACCTGCCCCACCGAGGAGGACTACCTCGAGATGGTCGGCAACAAGACGGGCGGCCTCTTCCGCCTCGGCATCAAGCTCATGCAGGCCGAGTCCAAGGCCAGCATCGACTGCGTGCCCCTCGTCAACCTCATCGGGCTCACCTACCAGATCCGCGACGACTACCTCAACCTGTCGTCGCAGGAGTACACGAACAACAAGGGCATCTGCGAGGACCTGACCGAGGGCAAATTCTCCTTCCCCATCATCCACAGCATCCGCGCCGACCCGGCCAACCTGCAGCTCATCAACATCCTCAAGCAGAAGACGTCGGACATTCAGGTGAAGCGCTACGCCGTCTCCTACATGGAGAGCACCGGCACCTTTGTCTACACCCGCGCCGTTCTCGCCACCCTCATCGAACGCACGCGCAAGACGGCCATCGAGATGGACGCCGGCCAGggcaaggccgccggcgtcctcaAGATTCTGGACAAGATGGTGATTGAATAG
- a CDS encoding mitochondrial outer membrane protein, with amino-acid sequence MAAAAEAPAATPTAAAESRGIFAVPRPVRDLFKRFPLHVYPPEKLPARAPDRARPRPCLYVFATDEAARSGLPSYNPSCLKWQTYLKMAGIDLELVPSNNHASPSGALPFLLPPSSDPRSDAPLAGGKIGQYARDHASGLADTSSPRFEAYLSLLTQFVRPAWVSSSPYHGDPPRCMAEPPADLAMPQLHTLYLLPDNTALLDALYLPSNPLLRAPLLHTLRSAATDEVLKATRRPLLCQTRLLSDAETAFQALSTLLDDNEWFFGDPNPGLFDAEVFAYTYLILDASMGWSDESLSKRLTAFGNLVEHRTRLYERCWGTKSRA; translated from the exons atggccgctgCGGCCGAAGCACCGGCGGCGACTccaaccgccgccgccgagtcgCGCGGAATCTTCGCCGTCCCTCGCCCCGTTCGCGACCTCTTTAAGCGCTTCCCGCTGCATGTCTATCCTCCCGAAAAACTACCGGCACGCGCCCCTGACCGCGCGCGCCCGAGACCGTGCCTCTACGTCTTCGCAACCGACGAAGCCGCTCGCTCCGGGCTCCCGAGCTACAACCCTTCGTGTCTGAAGTGGCAG ACGTACCTGAAAatggccggcatcgacctcgaACTGGTTCCGTCCAACAACCatgcctcgccgtcgggtgCCTTGCCCTTTCTCCTCCCTCCTTCGTCCGACCCGAGATCGGATGCCCCCTTGGCTGGCGGCAAGATTGGCCAATACGCCCGAGACCACGCAAGCGGCTTGGCGGACACCTCGTCTCCCCGATTCGAAGCCTACCTTTCTCTTTTGACGCAATTCGTCCGTCCCGCCTGGGTAAGTTCGTCCCCTTACCACGGAGACCCTCCCCGTTGCATGGCCGAACCGCCGGCTGACCTTGCTATGCCCCAGCTTCACACTCTCTATCTTCTTCCCGACAACACtgcgctcctcgacgccctaTACCTTCCGTCGAACCCTCTCCTGCGCGCACCCCTCCTGCATACCCTTCGctccgccgccaccgacgaaGTTCTCAAAGCCACTCGGAGGCCGCTTCTGTGCCAGACCCGACTCCTCTCGGACGCCGAGACGGCATTCCAAGCCCTGTCCACCCtgctcgacgacaacgagTGGTTCTTTGGTGACCCGAACCCCGGCTTGTTCGACGCCGAAGTGTTtgcttacacctacttgatTCTGGATGCCAGCATGGGTTGGTCGGATGAGAGCCTGTCGAAACGTCTGACTGCCTTTGGCAATTTGGTCGAGCACAGGACTCGGCTGTACGAGAGGTGTTGGGGGACCAAGTCAAGAGCGTAA